From Syngnathus scovelli strain Florida chromosome 14, RoL_Ssco_1.2, whole genome shotgun sequence, one genomic window encodes:
- the LOC125980434 gene encoding KATNB1-like protein 1 isoform X1 gives MADALPRTGGVMDFNSDDDEQHCEAALEIESSHFRVSHSQGGQVDGAKKEFHKKSRSGNNQGRLKRVSSYKRKTRHLAVARKKPQGSSRTQDAEKNDNTNIQQMFDTDPQVLTANHDAQLDAFSKLAELTKDHSTITEVLLGRNFRLKVALTLWKRHFGELITYFQRIQDNSVFVDMLPLISKRIDDDDDSNITIGCCVDLFPLVRNVLASPYEEYVTVGLMWIHSVLKRWWEQLQESGSAETFLDRNFHVFNQQLLELWQREPKLKSSPGSAGDMAKVIDSFLSQLTFHP, from the exons GTGTAATGGATTTCAATTCAGATGACGACGAGCAACATTGTGAAGCGGCTCTGGAGATTGAGTCTTCCCATTTCAGAGTCAGTCATTCCCAAGGAGGCCAGGTGGATGGGGCTAAAAAGGAGTTCCATAAGAAAAG TCGCTCCGGCAACAATCAAGGCAGGCTCAAACGAGTCTCGTCGTATAAGAGGAAGACCCGACATTTGGCGGTGGCTCGGAAAAAGCCCCAAGGGTCAAGCAGGACGCAGGATGCGGAAAAGAACGACAACACAAATATTCAGCAGATGTTTGACACGGATCCTCAGGTGTTGACAGCAAACCACGATGCTCAACTCGATGCGTTCTCCAAACTTGCCGAG CTCACGAAGGATCACAGCACAATAACCGAGGTGCTCCTTGGAAGAAACTTCAGACTTAAAGTAGCCTTGACACTGTGGAAGCGACATTTTGGAGAACTGATAACATATTTCCAAAG AATCCAAGATAACAGCGTCTTTGTTGACATGCTCCCTCTAATAAGTAAACG catagatgatgatgatgactccAACATCACCATCGGCTGTTGCGTGGACCTCTTCCCATTGGTTCGGAATGTTCTCGCCAGTCCATATGAAGA ATACGTCACTGTCGGCTTGATGTGGATCCATTCCGTTTTGAAACGCTGGTGGGAGCAGCTTCAAGAAAGTGGATCGGCCGAGACTTTTTTGGATAG AAACTTCCACGTCTTTAATCAACAGTTGCTGGAATTATGGCAGCGAGAGCCGAAACTGAAATCTTCTCCCGGTTCTGCAGGAGACATGGCAAAGGTCATTGACTCCTTCCTGTCTCAACTTACTTTCCATCCCTGA
- the LOC125980434 gene encoding KATNB1-like protein 1 isoform X2 yields MDFNSDDDEQHCEAALEIESSHFRVSHSQGGQVDGAKKEFHKKSRSGNNQGRLKRVSSYKRKTRHLAVARKKPQGSSRTQDAEKNDNTNIQQMFDTDPQVLTANHDAQLDAFSKLAELTKDHSTITEVLLGRNFRLKVALTLWKRHFGELITYFQRIQDNSVFVDMLPLISKRIDDDDDSNITIGCCVDLFPLVRNVLASPYEEYVTVGLMWIHSVLKRWWEQLQESGSAETFLDRNFHVFNQQLLELWQREPKLKSSPGSAGDMAKVIDSFLSQLTFHP; encoded by the exons ATGGATTTCAATTCAGATGACGACGAGCAACATTGTGAAGCGGCTCTGGAGATTGAGTCTTCCCATTTCAGAGTCAGTCATTCCCAAGGAGGCCAGGTGGATGGGGCTAAAAAGGAGTTCCATAAGAAAAG TCGCTCCGGCAACAATCAAGGCAGGCTCAAACGAGTCTCGTCGTATAAGAGGAAGACCCGACATTTGGCGGTGGCTCGGAAAAAGCCCCAAGGGTCAAGCAGGACGCAGGATGCGGAAAAGAACGACAACACAAATATTCAGCAGATGTTTGACACGGATCCTCAGGTGTTGACAGCAAACCACGATGCTCAACTCGATGCGTTCTCCAAACTTGCCGAG CTCACGAAGGATCACAGCACAATAACCGAGGTGCTCCTTGGAAGAAACTTCAGACTTAAAGTAGCCTTGACACTGTGGAAGCGACATTTTGGAGAACTGATAACATATTTCCAAAG AATCCAAGATAACAGCGTCTTTGTTGACATGCTCCCTCTAATAAGTAAACG catagatgatgatgatgactccAACATCACCATCGGCTGTTGCGTGGACCTCTTCCCATTGGTTCGGAATGTTCTCGCCAGTCCATATGAAGA ATACGTCACTGTCGGCTTGATGTGGATCCATTCCGTTTTGAAACGCTGGTGGGAGCAGCTTCAAGAAAGTGGATCGGCCGAGACTTTTTTGGATAG AAACTTCCACGTCTTTAATCAACAGTTGCTGGAATTATGGCAGCGAGAGCCGAAACTGAAATCTTCTCCCGGTTCTGCAGGAGACATGGCAAAGGTCATTGACTCCTTCCTGTCTCAACTTACTTTCCATCCCTGA
- the zgc:194887 gene encoding fibrinogen-like protein 1-like protein isoform X1 yields MHLKRACRRMVIFKVCLVLLLLPSLLGVNMEHLQAENLHLLPPDQHNVVMNYGMKALPRDCHEMLMSSSGHARDGVYLIQPGDAPILVFCAMQEGGWTVVQHITVNSSVNFDRVWADYKEGFGDVTGDHWLGNEYLHQLSGGPTRYKLGVKLVDRDAVTKMGEYDPFLVQGESSGYRLRLGLFHGTAVDALTQDTENYLHDNQKFTTKDRDNDNYFQNCAKLEFQGVAGGGWWYDACAGANLNRRNVIYWQKDCNKERLCKYAWMMVKPSHTVKAVHCADCKKDEL; encoded by the exons ATGCATTTAAAACGTGCTTGCAGGAGGATGGTGATATTTAAAGTTTGCCTCGTGCTTTTGCTCTTGCCGAGTCTATTGGGAGTCAACATGGAGCATCTCCAAGCAGAGAATTTGCATCTGCTACCTCCTGATCAGCATAATGTGGTCATGAATTATGGAATGAAAG CGTTACCGAGAGATTGTCACGAAATGCTCATGAGCTCTTCAGGTCACGCCAGAGACGGCGTGTACCTGATCCAACCGGGGGACGCCCCAATCCTGGTCTTCTGCGCCATGCAGGAAGGAGGATGGACTGTAGTCCAGCACATCACCGTTAACAGCAGTGTCAATTTTGACCGAGTGTGGGCCGACTATAAAGAAGGTTTCGGTGACGTCACTGGCGATCACTGGCTCGGGAACGAATACCTGCACCAGCTTAGCGGAGGCCCGACACGCTACAAACTAGGAGTGAAACTCGTGGACCGAGACGCGGTGACAAAAATGGGGGAGTACGATCCCTTCCTGGTGCAGGGCGAGTCATCGGGATACAGGTTAAGGCTGGGTTTGTTCCATGGCACGGCCGTGGACGCACTCACTCAGGACACCGAGAACTACCTGCACGATAATCAAAAATTCACCACTAAGGACAGAGATAATGATAATTACTTCCAGAACTGTGCCAAGTTGGAGTTCCAGGGAGTGGCCGGTGGAGGTTGGTGGTACGATGCCTGCGCTGGTGCCAATCTGAACCGAAGAAATGTCATTTATTGGCAAAAGGACTGCAACAAAGAGCGATTGTGCAAGTACGCATGgatgatggtgaaaccgtcacacACGGTTAAAGCTGTTCATTGCGCTGACTGCAAAAAGGATGAGCTATGA
- the zgc:194887 gene encoding fibrinogen-like protein 1-like protein isoform X2 produces MVIFKVCLVLLLLPSLLGVNMEHLQAENLHLLPPDQHNVVMNYGMKALPRDCHEMLMSSSGHARDGVYLIQPGDAPILVFCAMQEGGWTVVQHITVNSSVNFDRVWADYKEGFGDVTGDHWLGNEYLHQLSGGPTRYKLGVKLVDRDAVTKMGEYDPFLVQGESSGYRLRLGLFHGTAVDALTQDTENYLHDNQKFTTKDRDNDNYFQNCAKLEFQGVAGGGWWYDACAGANLNRRNVIYWQKDCNKERLCKYAWMMVKPSHTVKAVHCADCKKDEL; encoded by the exons ATGGTGATATTTAAAGTTTGCCTCGTGCTTTTGCTCTTGCCGAGTCTATTGGGAGTCAACATGGAGCATCTCCAAGCAGAGAATTTGCATCTGCTACCTCCTGATCAGCATAATGTGGTCATGAATTATGGAATGAAAG CGTTACCGAGAGATTGTCACGAAATGCTCATGAGCTCTTCAGGTCACGCCAGAGACGGCGTGTACCTGATCCAACCGGGGGACGCCCCAATCCTGGTCTTCTGCGCCATGCAGGAAGGAGGATGGACTGTAGTCCAGCACATCACCGTTAACAGCAGTGTCAATTTTGACCGAGTGTGGGCCGACTATAAAGAAGGTTTCGGTGACGTCACTGGCGATCACTGGCTCGGGAACGAATACCTGCACCAGCTTAGCGGAGGCCCGACACGCTACAAACTAGGAGTGAAACTCGTGGACCGAGACGCGGTGACAAAAATGGGGGAGTACGATCCCTTCCTGGTGCAGGGCGAGTCATCGGGATACAGGTTAAGGCTGGGTTTGTTCCATGGCACGGCCGTGGACGCACTCACTCAGGACACCGAGAACTACCTGCACGATAATCAAAAATTCACCACTAAGGACAGAGATAATGATAATTACTTCCAGAACTGTGCCAAGTTGGAGTTCCAGGGAGTGGCCGGTGGAGGTTGGTGGTACGATGCCTGCGCTGGTGCCAATCTGAACCGAAGAAATGTCATTTATTGGCAAAAGGACTGCAACAAAGAGCGATTGTGCAAGTACGCATGgatgatggtgaaaccgtcacacACGGTTAAAGCTGTTCATTGCGCTGACTGCAAAAAGGATGAGCTATGA
- the LOC125980432 gene encoding muscarinic acetylcholine receptor M5-like codes for MEAAHAPNVTVNNSTMDIQVVTHNLWEVVAIATVSAIVSLITIVGNILVMLSFKVNSQLKTVNNYYLLSLAAADLIIGVFSMNLYTSYILMGYWALGNLSCDLWLAVDYVASNASVMNLLVISFDRYFSITRPLTYRAKRTPKRAGIMIGLAWLVSLVLWAPPILCWQYFVGRRTVPERQCQIQFFSEPIITFGTAIAAFYIPVSVMTILYCRIYKETEKRTKDLAELQGANQSTQPDVARARISRSCFSCKLKSAEDRTQASWSSSSHAAKSTASTNEEWSKTGPMTASNSYASSEDEDRSTLQPPLGNQVCEGGKSVAGSESEQLSSYDEDSFFQTPPKSNSQKSSKCVSYKFKPATKDALAPHRGKNGDAKTGSPSAESVNAPAAHSAFKDVTLKNQMTKRKRMVLIKERKAAQTLSAILLAFILTWTPYNIMVLISTFCSDCIPVSLWHLGYWLCYVNSTVNPMCYALCNKTFQKTFRMLLLCQWKKKRIEEKLYWYGQNPMVGAKLS; via the coding sequence ATGGAAGCTGCGCATGCTCCAAATGTCACAGTAAACAACAGCACAATGGATATCCAAGTGGTCACGCACAATCTCTGGGAGGTGGTCGCCATAGCGACCGTGTCAGCCATTGTAAGTCTCATCACCATAGTGGGGAACATCCTGGTGATGCTCTCCTTTAAAGTCAACAGCCAACTCAAGACGGTGAACAATTACTACTTGCTGAGTCTGGCGGCTGCTGACCTCATTATTGGTGTCTTCTCCATGAACCTGTACACCTCCTACATCCTGATGGGTTACTGGGCCTTAGGCAATCTGTCATGTGACCTGTGGTTGGCTGTGGACTACGTGGCCAGTAACGCCTCAGTCATGAACTTGCTGGTGATCAGTTTCGACAGATACTTCTCAATCACCAGGCCTCTCACCTACAGAGCCAAAAGGACTCCGAAGCGGGCCGGGATCATGATCGGCTTAGCCTGGCTGGTGTCTCTTGTTTTGTGGGCACCGCCTATCCTATGCTGGCAATATTTTGTGGGCAGAAGAACCGTCCCCGAAAGACAATGCCAGATTCAGTTTTTCTCAGAGCCCATTATAACGTTTGGAACCGCTATCGCAGCGTTTTATATCCCCGTGTCAGTCATGACTATCCTCTACTGTCGGATCTATAAAGAGACAGAAAAACGGACCAAGGATTTAGCGGAGCTTCAGGGAGCGAATCAGTCCACACAACCCGACGTCGCCCGGGCACGGATCAGCCGATCGTGTTTTAGCTGCAAGCTAAAATCTGCGGAAGATCGCACCCAAGCCTCATGGTCATCCTCAAGCCATGCCGCCAAATCCACCGCCTCCACCAATGAGGAGTGGTCCAAAACCGGTCCCATGACCGCCTCTAATAGCTACGCGTCCTCAGAAGATGAAGACAGGTCCACCTTGCAGCCCCCTTTGGGGAACCAAGTTTGCGAGGGTGGTAAGAGCGTGGCAGGGAGCGAGAGCGAACAGCTAAGTAGCTACGACGAGGACAGCTTCTTCCAAACGCCGCCCAAAAGCAACTCCCAGAAGAGTAGCAAGTGCGTGTCGTACAAATTCAAACCCGCCACCAAAGACGCCTTGGCCCCGCACCGGGGCAAAAACGGCGATGCCAAAACCGGGTCCCCCTCGGCGGAGTCGGTCAACGCTCCGGCCGCCCATTCGGCGTTCAAGGATGTCACGCTGAAGAACCAGATGacaaagaggaagaggatggTGCTGATTAAAGAGAGGAAGGCAGCGCAGACCCTCAGCGCCATCCTCCTGGCCTTCATCCTAACATGGACGCCGTATAACATCATGGTGCTGATATCCACCTTCTGCTCGGACTGCATTCCCGTGTCCCTGTGGCACCTGGGCTACTGGCTATGCTACGTCAACAGCACCGTCAACCCAATGTGCTATGCCCTCTGCAACAAAACTTTCCAAAAGACCTTCCGCATGCTTCTACTCTGccagtggaagaagaagcggattGAGGAGAAACTCTATTGGTACGGACAAAACCCAATGGTCGGTGCCAAACTTTCTTGA